The genomic region CCAGAGCCGCTCGTAGGCCTGCAGGTCGGCGACCGCGATCCGCAGCAGGCAGCCGGGGCTGCCGAACAGGCGGTAGGCCTCGACCACGTCGGGGATGTCCTGCAGCGCCGCCTCGAAGGCCTCCACGGCCGCCCGGTCGCGCTTGACCTCGATCGAGACCAGCACCTCGAAACCGCGCCCGACCGCCTCCGGATTGATGATCGCGCGGTAGCCCTCGATCACCCCGTCCTGCTCCAGCTGCCGCACCCGGCGCATGCACGGGGAGGGGGTGAGGCCGACCCGCTGGGCCAGGTCCTGGTTGCTCAGCCGGCCGTCGTGCTGGAGCTCGCGCAAGATATCGCGATCAATCCTGTCCATGGCGCGATTATCCACCCCATTCCTCATTGATCGGAGGCAGAACTGGCGATCGCATTGCTCGCCGAGTTTCCTATCATTGCGGAGGAAAATCAGTACGAGTATCGAACGAGGTGACGGGCCATGGCGCGGATCGTCGTCATCAGCACCGGCGGCACGATAGCCAGCCGCTGGCAGGGTGCGGGCTTCGCCGCCGAGGCCCGCGGCCACGAGGTCATGGACACGGCCGACGTGCCGGACGGCGTCACCCTCGAGGTGGTCGACCTCTTCAGTGTCAACAGCCCGCGGCTGACCACCGCCCACCAGCTCACCCTGCTGCGCACCGTGCACGAGGTGCTCGCCGACCCCGGCGTGGACGGCATCGTGGTCACCCACGGCACCGACACCCTGGAGGAGACCGCCTTCCTGGTCGACCTCCACCACGACGACCCCCGCCCGGTGGTCTTCACCGGCGCCCAGCTCCCGCTGGACGCGGCGGACGGCGACGGACCCGGCAACCTGCACGACGCCCTGGTCACCGCCGCGAGCGTGCGCGACCTCGGCGTGCTGGTGGTCTTCGACGGCAAGGTGCACGCCGCCCGCGGCACCGTGAAGACCCAGACGCTGGCCGCCGACGCCTTCGCCGACCCGTCCGGCCACCGGATCGGCGACGTCGGCTTCGGCCGGGTCAGCGTGCTGCGCCTGCCGCAGCGCCCGGCCGCCCTGCCGCTGCCCGAACTGCCCGGCAGCGCGCCGCGGGTCGACCTGGTGATGCACCACTCCGACGGTGACCCGGTGCTGTTCAACGCCTCGGTGGCGGCCGGCGCCCAGGGCATCGTGCTGGTCGCCACCGGCGCGGGCAACGCCACCCCGGAGATCGTCGCGGCCGTGGCCGCTGCCCGCGCCCGTGGCGTGCTGGTCGCCCTCACCACCCGGGTGGCGGCCGGCCCGGTCGCCGAGATCTACACCCACGGCGGCGCGGTCGACCTGGTCGCGGCCGGCGCCGTCCCGACCGGCACGCTGCGCGCGGGCCAGGCCCGGATCGCCGTGCTGAGCACCCTGCTGGCCGCGCCGCGAGACGAGCAGGGCGGTGCGCAGCGTGGTGAGCAGACCGGCGAGCAGCGGGCGGCGGTGCTGCGCTCGCTGCTGGACGAGAGCCCGTCAGCGGAGCTGCTGCACAACTGATTCCCGATCCGCTGCTCGCCGGGCGGAACCGCCCCGCTAGGCTGCGCGTCCACAACGGGTGACAAGCCTAGGAGGGGGACACGTGGGCGACGAGCAGGCCGG from Kitasatospora azatica KCTC 9699 harbors:
- a CDS encoding Lrp/AsnC family transcriptional regulator, with product MDRIDRDILRELQHDGRLSNQDLAQRVGLTPSPCMRRVRQLEQDGVIEGYRAIINPEAVGRGFEVLVSIEVKRDRAAVEAFEAALQDIPDVVEAYRLFGSPGCLLRIAVADLQAYERLWIERLTTLSGVTEVNSQIIMKRVKAPRGLPVDG
- a CDS encoding asparaginase, with protein sequence MARIVVISTGGTIASRWQGAGFAAEARGHEVMDTADVPDGVTLEVVDLFSVNSPRLTTAHQLTLLRTVHEVLADPGVDGIVVTHGTDTLEETAFLVDLHHDDPRPVVFTGAQLPLDAADGDGPGNLHDALVTAASVRDLGVLVVFDGKVHAARGTVKTQTLAADAFADPSGHRIGDVGFGRVSVLRLPQRPAALPLPELPGSAPRVDLVMHHSDGDPVLFNASVAAGAQGIVLVATGAGNATPEIVAAVAAARARGVLVALTTRVAAGPVAEIYTHGGAVDLVAAGAVPTGTLRAGQARIAVLSTLLAAPRDEQGGAQRGEQTGEQRAAVLRSLLDESPSAELLHN